The following are encoded together in the Gadus chalcogrammus isolate NIFS_2021 chromosome 2, NIFS_Gcha_1.0, whole genome shotgun sequence genome:
- the LOC130402022 gene encoding putative nuclease HARBI1, producing MCFTYTTSRKNSRKSTQDAEAVLQSRPQVILKSGTEWEVMLDMDDHTFARHFRIRRSRFEQLLRLLQEGGLHSKHSHGLPTLPVPKKALMFLWYMANQNSYREISDKFNVSQSAAHTAILQVLTIMSGIGPHFVSWPRGCDKRMSSAAFQRTSGVIGAIDGCHIRIQRPPIRGGDNMNRKSYYSVLLQGIVNDEGRFIDIFVGPPGRVHDARMLRGSTFYANWQEKMEDYRLLGDSAYIGQAFPFIITPKRDNGALTDADHQQNFYISRGRVIVEQAFGRMKCKWRRLRDLQNTRMDIVVMIIMAACFLHNFALETVDGCDEHPTGCPRHEDGNE from the exons atgTGCTTCACCTACACGACCTCGAGGAAGAATTCTAGGAAGAGTACACAAGACGCGGAAG CTGTGCTGCAGTCCAGACCGCAGGTCATCCTGAAGTCTGGAACGGAGTGGGAGGTCATGCTGGATATGGACGACCATACATTTGCCCGCCATTTCCGGATTAGAAGATCCAGGTTTGAGCAGCTCCTTCGACTGCTTCAGGAGGGCGGCCTGCACAGCAAACACAGCCATGGACTTCCCACCTTGCCTGTTCCCAAAAAAGCCCTCATGTTTCTCTGGTATATGGCCAACCAGAACAGCTACAGAGAGATTTCTGATAAATTTAACGTTTCCCAATCAGCGGCGCACACAGCCATCCTTCAGGTGCTGACTATCATGTCAGGGATCGGCCCACACTTTGTTTCTTGGCCAAGAGGCTGTGACAAGAGGATGTCTTCTGCTGCCTTCCAGCGTACCTCTGGCGTCATTGGGGCAATAGATGGTTGCCACATCAGGATCCAGAGGCCACCCATCAGAGGAGGGGATAACATGAACAGAAAAAGTTATtactctgtcctcctccagggTATTGTCAATGATGAAGGCCGTTTCATCGACATCTTTGTTGGACCACCAGGCAGGGTGCACGATGCCAGGATGCTGCGGGGCTCCACTTTTTACGCAAACTggcaggagaagatggaggactATCGTCTGCTCGGTGACAGTGCCTACATTGGTCAGGCCTTCCCCTTCATCATTACCCCAAAGCGCGACAACGGGGCCCTCACCGATGCTGACCACCAGCAGAATTTCTACATCAGTAGGGGGAGGGTGATCGTTGAACAGGCTTTTGGCAGGATGAAGTGCAAGTGGCGCCGCTTAAGAGACCTGCAGAACACCAGGATGGACATAGTGGTGATGATAATCATGGCTGCATGCTTCTTGCACAACTTTGCCCTTGAAACTGTGGATGGCTGTGATGAACACCCCACGGGCTGTCCAAGACACGAGGATGGGAACGAGTAG